The genomic DNA GAATAGGACCATCGCTTTCTACTTCTGCAGTACGGCGTAAGTCTCGGTTGATGTTTCGTGCAGCTTAAATGTTGATCCACGGTGATCCACTGTAGAACCGtcctatatttattatttatgccAGAATCGCAAAGTTCTTTGTTATCTTCAAGTTTAACTTAACAAAATTTGAACAGGGCTATCTAAATAGCAGTCTCTATTTTTGCTTTTCAGCATgctttatatttatatgtaagGATTTAAGGTAGTTGCTATTCGTTCATTATTAGAAATTCTTAACACCAAATCATGGTGACATTTGAGTTCCGGTAATTATTATTTTCGAATGACATGAGTTCTGGTAATATAACTTGTACAGTGGTTAGAGGACAGGTGGTTAGAGGAGGAAAGAGTTAAGAAAGGCTTATGGTTGGTGTGGCATGCGACGATTTGGGTTTTGTGGAAGGGGAGGAATAATAGAATTTTTAATGATGGCGTTGAGTTCGTCGATGATTTGGTGGAGGAGATAAAGGTGTTATCGTGGCGATGGGCTATGTCTAGGTTACACATGCAGACCGTGTATGTTTTTTGAATGGTCTTAGAACCCGAAAGAGTGCCTGCTACGGTAATTGGTTTTGTGCAGTTTTTGCTGGTTTTTGGTGCTGTTTTGTGTTGGGTTAGGGGTTACCTGTGTTGCAGTGTCTCTTTTGTTGAGTTTTTGAGCCGGGTTTGGAGTCTGCTGTGCGGCTGGCTGCCTAGTTTTGGTCTCGGGCCTGTAGCTGTTTGGGAGGATGTTAGTTCTGTTTGGTGGCCTTAGTGGTGTGCCACGGTTTTGGGTGCGTGGCGCAGTTTTTCTGTTCTGTCATGGCAGGGTGTTGCTGTTGCAGCAGTggctgacttttttttttggtttgtggGTGTGCTCGGTTGTGATGCAGGGGTATGCTTTTGTTGCCTTTAGCTGAGTTGGGAGTGGCCTTGCGGTGCTGGTCACTTGTTGTATATGCCGGCTTCATGTCTGAGTTTTCTTGGTGTTTTGGAGTGCCGCCTATATACGGCCTCCTCTGTAATTTCTGCTGGTTTTTTCCGCGAGCTGTGGGTGTGTCTTAAACCCTCTCGTCGATGAATAATATTcgctgtttcaaaaaaaaaaaaaaaaacttgtacaaTTACTAAAAGGTCTTATTTGGCATGTTTCATTCTGCAATTTGTCTCATGCTTGTTTGTATCATTCATCTAGTAGTTTCTTTTAGTATTTTGGCATGTAAAACTACTCAAATATAGTGAAGCAAAATACCATGATCAGTTCATACTTGTTATGATTTTGGCAACAGGCGGGGGAGGAACGCTTTTCAATTGATATCGAATAGAATAATTAACTTTTGTATGTGATACTACCCATATGCGATGCTTAGGCAAAAACACTTTGCTCATGAGTCTGCCAAGGTAATGCCAAAACACGTTAACTCTTCAAAATCCTAATGTAGATATATACCTTATTTGCAACATTGTTCCAGACTTCCGGTACTATGGAGTAATAATTATATGCATTGATAATAAATTCTCAGCTGAGAACAAATCAAGACAGAAACAGGCTGGACTGTATCAAGAGAACATGTAGAAGCTGGAttgtaaattaaataaaactaaactaaaaaatatttagttttttttacatcaaaaaaagaaactacAGTAGTATTAGTACAGCGACGAAACTCTGACCAAGTTTCTCATATGCTTGATACTTCCTATCAATTCAAACttgaaaatgcaaaattaatCACATTTGCATAAATGCCATCGGTAAGGATCAATGAATAACCATCTTGCAGGATAACTCAGTTGGGAGAGCCATGCTCACCgcatttattcttttttattactATTGAATTAAAATCAGCATGAAATTAGGATGGAATAATCACCACATTTTACTTTGTTTGGTCGAAAATTTGTTGAAggtctttaattaattaataaccCTTTTCCATACTTATGGAATATATGATGCTTATATTTATATCAGACTCACAAATTCGGTGTTCCTTTCAGTCAATTCGTATGGTATGACTCGTGCTTGATTTCATTCTTTTAGTAATGTCGCATTCAAAACTACTCAAATAAGGTGAAACCTAATTGGTGTTGAATGTTAATCTTTGTGCAAATGATTGCTGAGTTTTTCTTTAGTTTAAATATGTTATGATTTTGGCAACAGGCAGGAGAATAACACTTTTCAAATGAGATTTGATGAAAAGAACAATCAAGTTTGGTATGAAATAGTTCATAAATCTGTCAAGGTAATGGTGAAAcacattaactatttttttttttccttaaaaaaccTGATGTTAATATTGTACATTATTTGCAATATTGTTCCAGCACTGCGGAATAATAATTATATGCATAACAAAGAGAATATATAGAAGTTGTCATTCATTCTGATGTACATAGCCTTCCATCCTTAAGTTACACAGTTTAATTTAATCTCATTATATACTTGTAGCAGAACAAACAGCCCTTAGCAAAGAGTATTGTCTACATTCTGCACTTCTTTAGGGGAGAGGTCCTCTTCTGCATATTGACCCTCTTAACTGTTTGAATGAAAAAACACATATCAGTATTGATAGTGGATTCATATAATACCTAATTGCCAAAAGAAAGTATTCtatatgctttgattgaatCAACTCATTATTCTTGCATCTCTAAAgatataaataaagaaaaaaatttattttatacaaattttGTCACAGACAGCATATGCACCGTATATCCTTTATTACATGATATGTAGCACCAAGACGTGTTCGGTATCTGAGATTGACACCGACAATGTGATTATATtcaatttattcattttctcaaattattaccggtATTGACATGTTACGTGTATGTGTCAGTGCTATATAGATTACATGGTTAAGGCAATTCATATACATGATTAATTACACCTAGTAAATGGTTAAGATatatcatgtatatttgaacaTAATGATCTTTTGGCACAACATTGTTCACTTCTTTATACATGTTCAAGTATATGTTTAATCACATTCAGTAGATGATTAATGAATATATCAAGATATTTTAACTATTAATCGTAATTAACCGTGTATTTGAAATGTATTATACATGACATTCATTAACCATCCAGTCAACATAAGTAACTATGTATTTGAATTGCATTACTCATGAATATACATTAACCATCTACTTAATGTAACTAACCATGTATTTTAACTGTGATAACCATTTAATAAAGTTCAAATGTATTGTGAACAGGGGGATAAGGTGTTTGTACAGTGTCAACAAATTCTGTGTCTAAATACTACAGCTGATAACAAAATGGCAACTAGCCAATCACTTGTGTAAGTTATGCTCATACGATAAGCTGAATACCACATTATCAAGACATATAGAGATAGGAAGAGAAATCCAATTGTGCCTTTGAAAGTCAATAGCTAGAGATGTTATGTcatcttttttttgaaacaacttttATATTCAAACCACCAAATACCATACAAGACGTACGATAGGGGCTAAAGAAAGGAACAACGATAACAGAAGGCCCGAGATAGCGGTAACCCCACAGAAAACGCAGAAAATAAACaacctaagctgaaaacaaatCGGCCCCTACAAAATACAGCAGGCAGAAACCAGCTGCAACACCAGGAGAACACAGCCAAGCAAACCCCTAAAAACCACCCTATCTAAGAAGGCAAATCTTAGGATTCTAACATCTCATCCAAGGTGAACGAGACCACAAAGTCTTGTCAATGCAAGGATTAAAATTAACCATAGTGATTCTATGATCATCCAAATTATACATACGAGCATCATAAGTATCCCTAAAGTAGATGCAGTTCCCTTGATATCCAATTAAGTCTTTAGTTGAAACAGAGAAGTTACAACTTTTGCTCAAAATGAAAGCTCTGTCTCTCAAGTTTTTCACATCAACCCATTTTCCCCATTCTTCATCCAACTTATAAACTTTGAAACATTCAACATCAGTGTCTCGATCGTAGCGTCTTCTAACATAGTTCCTTCCCATATCGTCACTAATTTCATAGTATCTGTCAACAACATAAAGACTTCCACATGACTCCATCAAATGCTTCTTGTTTCCAAAACCACACAAAGGAGGTGAAAATTGTATCAATCTCAAAGTAGAGACATCAATCCATGAAATAGTTCCCCACTTATCAGTAACATAAAACTGACCCTTGAACACAATAATATCATCATAGTAGAAATTCTTGTCATCCACAAGTGTCCATTTTTCATCACCATGTTTCATGAGTCCTAATTTACCCTCTTGAAAGATACAACAAGCTACACAATCCTCAACACTAGTCCAAGGAGAGTTAGGATAGAACGCAACTTTGATCGCAGAACTAGAGAAAGGTgtagttttttcaattttatatgatttgCATAGCTCAATGACCCTATAATCCAACAAGTTCCATAGCATGGGAGAAGTGTTGTTATTGCTAAGAGGGTATGATAGTTTTCGGTCAGAGATAGGACTCAACAAACTCACAGGTTGATTCTTTGTTTCTTCTACCTTAATCAACCAACCTTTGGAAGAAGAAGGTGCTAAAGGTTCTAAATTGGAGTTGGAACTTGCATCAGTTGGTTCAATGATATAAACAGTGGATTGGTTGACGTAGTTGTTTAGGGAGTTGTAGACGGGGTGAGGTATTTGTAAAGGAAAAGAAGGAGAATTTGGATGAGATGGAGGAATGGAAGAACGAAATGATTCGCAGACACTGCGAAATCTGAGAACATCTATGTGATTATCAAGATATTTTCCTATCTTAGGCCATAGTTCTATAGGGAGTTGAGACCAATCTACTATCTCATCCATGGATGAAGAGGAATCAGATCTCAAAGATTTGTTGACTTTGCTGAAGAGTGATATCATGTTATATTGATGTATTTGCTTTggatgtttttggtctctaatCTCTATATAGGACTTTTTATTGGAAGGAATGTTGGAAAAAGTTCAAGCGTAATGAGTGTAGAAAATACCTGTGAGTTTACAAGGTGACTGAGAAAAGAGGTGTAATGGAAATTGCAAGTAGAGTGAAGGAAGACTAGTAGAGATCTTGTTGGTTAAGTTTCCACAATTAGGTTCTTTCTGGGAAGGATACTAGGAACAGTTGACTTGAAAAGTCGTCTAATAGTCTTCTctgaataataaaattataagattAAACCATCGATTTAATCTCCCAAGTATCAATCAGTCTCCTATTTAGTCTctacaatatataaatataaataataattaatcattaaaatatatgaaatttgtcaagttttttttttaaacgtcAAATGTTAATATTGTTATTTGTTAGAATTATGGGAGTGGAGATCGAACCCTCAAGCCTCAACCTTCTTATTATGCCAATCCCTAAACTATATGAAATCCGTCAATTAGTCATTGTTGGACATATATTAACAAGAATTTCTTGGGCACTAGGGAGACAAATCTCATATGATCtagtaatattaaaaaataaaaactcatttgagtttggtttgagaCCTTGAATTATGCTTATCCTCAAAATCTCTTGCTTGACAATTTTGATATAGCTTTTTGggtattttttatatagtttaaaGTCTAAATAAGAGAAAGAATGTATAACTTGAGGGATCACCAATAAATTAATACAGCTTTGATGTTTGGAACTATGggaattttttattgaagagttttttaa from Medicago truncatula cultivar Jemalong A17 chromosome 8, MtrunA17r5.0-ANR, whole genome shotgun sequence includes the following:
- the LOC11416754 gene encoding F-box protein SKIP23; the encoded protein is MISLFSKVNKSLRSDSSSSMDEIVDWSQLPIELWPKIGKYLDNHIDVLRFRSVCESFRSSIPPSHPNSPSFPLQIPHPVYNSLNNYVNQSTVYIIEPTDASSNSNLEPLAPSSSKGWLIKVEETKNQPVSLLSPISDRKLSYPLSNNNTSPMLWNLLDYRVIELCKSYKIEKTTPFSSSAIKVAFYPNSPWTSVEDCVACCIFQEGKLGLMKHGDEKWTLVDDKNFYYDDIIVFKGQFYVTDKWGTISWIDVSTLRLIQFSPPLCGFGNKKHLMESCGSLYVVDRYYEISDDMGRNYVRRRYDRDTDVECFKVYKLDEEWGKWVDVKNLRDRAFILSKSCNFSVSTKDLIGYQGNCIYFRDTYDARMYNLDDHRITMVNFNPCIDKTLWSRSPWMRC